Proteins encoded by one window of Candidatus Sumerlaea chitinivorans:
- a CDS encoding HPr kinase/phosphorylase, which yields MAADKKLSIRELLDSCSQDMDLELVAGERGLQNVIRTAEITRPGLAFAGFYDVFAYDRIQIIGNTEMSYLRSLGQEERQNRLDRVFQFKIPCFIVTNANPIPKDFMEKAELYGVPLLRTTLMTTRLVSHLNAFLERFFAPEIGVHGELLDVYGMGLLILGASGVGKSEAALELVERGHRLVADDYVWLRRLSKYEIVGRSDQNIRYMMEIRGLGLLNVEMMFGVASVVEEKRVDLVVQLERWDESREYERLGLDERYHIFFDDVKIPEYIIPVQPGRNISLLLEMAALSQRLKNAGRHPADTLERQLIERVNAESAEGQDREP from the coding sequence ATGGCCGCGGACAAGAAACTCTCGATTCGTGAACTGTTGGATAGCTGTTCTCAAGACATGGACCTGGAACTTGTCGCTGGTGAGAGGGGGCTCCAAAACGTGATTCGGACAGCGGAGATTACGCGACCGGGCTTGGCATTTGCTGGTTTTTACGATGTGTTTGCCTATGATCGTATTCAGATCATTGGCAACACGGAGATGTCCTACTTGCGAAGTCTTGGCCAAGAGGAGCGCCAAAATCGGTTAGACCGCGTTTTCCAATTCAAGATTCCGTGTTTTATCGTCACCAACGCGAATCCGATTCCTAAGGACTTCATGGAAAAAGCAGAGTTGTACGGTGTGCCGCTATTACGGACTACGCTGATGACGACTCGCCTTGTCAGTCATCTCAATGCGTTTCTCGAGCGCTTTTTTGCACCAGAGATTGGAGTGCACGGGGAACTGCTCGATGTTTACGGTATGGGACTGTTGATTCTCGGTGCGAGTGGGGTTGGAAAAAGTGAGGCCGCGTTAGAGCTTGTCGAGCGTGGGCATCGCCTCGTGGCAGATGACTATGTGTGGCTTCGGCGACTCTCAAAGTATGAGATTGTTGGGCGAAGCGATCAAAATATCCGCTACATGATGGAGATTCGTGGCTTGGGATTGCTGAATGTGGAAATGATGTTTGGTGTGGCCTCGGTCGTTGAGGAGAAACGCGTGGACCTTGTTGTTCAACTTGAGCGTTGGGACGAGTCGCGAGAATACGAGCGGCTGGGGCTCGACGAGCGATACCACATCTTTTTTGACGATGTGAAAATCCCTGAGTATATCATCCCAGTGCAGCCAGGTCGCAACATCTCACTGCTGCTCGAGATGGCAGCGTTGTCCCAGCGTTTAAAAAATGCGGGGAGGCATCCGGCAGACACACTCGAAAGGCAACTTATTGAGAGGGTGAATGCAGAATCAGCTGAGGGGCAAGATCGCGAGCCGTGA
- a CDS encoding amidase enhancer — protein MWVFIALFLSSLPASPFSFGGAVSSKQLFPQQPPSFVGVGLGSVASVAVETVGAVRVVVDGNTVLDSPFVPQLTISQRMNGLVVMMGDRELARGREVKILPTAMHQASLKWKGCPYYGAFECSLRGSSVQLINVVPLEDYVRGVAQAEIGDAPIEAVKAQLVVIRSEVIHKLNLRRHAAEGFDFCTDNHCMAYRGAKDENQNLIEASRATAGLVLTNRNGVLDAVFHCVCGGVTAGAEDVWSSPAIEGLSSVLDCSGNQQAPDLSSEEAATNFILNPLRGSFCDSQNAVYPRYAQKYFRWRKELSGEELSKLAGVGRVTEIFVKERRRSGRVRRLQVIGERGTRVFEKELPIRNAFGLWSGLFILQVYKAGGWVQRVEFVGAGNGHGVGLCQMGAWSMARQGYSFERILQHYYPGARLQKLY, from the coding sequence TTGTGGGTATTCATTGCGCTTTTTTTGAGTAGCCTACCGGCATCACCTTTCTCATTCGGTGGCGCCGTCTCTTCAAAGCAGCTGTTTCCTCAGCAACCGCCGTCTTTCGTTGGGGTTGGTTTAGGGAGTGTAGCAAGCGTGGCTGTCGAAACGGTCGGTGCGGTGAGAGTTGTCGTGGACGGAAATACAGTTTTAGACAGCCCATTTGTACCGCAGCTCACTATTTCCCAGCGGATGAATGGGTTAGTCGTCATGATGGGGGATAGGGAGCTCGCGCGCGGTAGGGAGGTCAAGATTCTCCCAACGGCGATGCACCAAGCCAGCCTGAAGTGGAAAGGGTGCCCATACTACGGTGCGTTTGAATGCTCTTTAAGGGGAAGTTCGGTTCAACTCATCAATGTGGTACCACTCGAAGATTACGTGCGCGGAGTTGCACAAGCTGAGATCGGAGATGCGCCGATCGAAGCGGTGAAAGCGCAACTCGTGGTTATTCGATCGGAAGTGATTCACAAACTCAATCTTCGACGCCACGCGGCTGAAGGTTTTGATTTTTGTACGGACAATCATTGCATGGCTTACCGCGGTGCAAAGGATGAAAATCAAAACTTGATAGAGGCAAGTCGTGCGACCGCTGGACTCGTCCTCACAAATCGCAACGGGGTTTTGGATGCCGTTTTTCATTGTGTTTGTGGTGGTGTGACCGCTGGTGCAGAAGACGTGTGGTCGAGTCCTGCTATTGAAGGACTAAGCTCTGTGTTGGATTGCTCTGGTAACCAGCAAGCGCCCGATCTATCGTCCGAGGAAGCCGCAACAAACTTTATCCTGAACCCACTGCGCGGATCATTTTGCGATTCGCAAAATGCCGTATACCCTCGCTATGCGCAGAAGTATTTTCGATGGCGGAAGGAACTGAGTGGCGAAGAGCTGTCCAAGCTGGCAGGCGTTGGTCGTGTAACGGAAATTTTTGTTAAAGAACGTCGACGAAGCGGTCGCGTTCGGCGCCTGCAAGTGATTGGAGAGCGTGGGACACGCGTATTTGAAAAGGAACTCCCGATACGAAATGCATTTGGATTATGGAGTGGTTTGTTTATCCTGCAAGTCTACAAAGCAGGGGGATGGGTGCAACGAGTGGAATTTGTGGGAGCCGGTAACGGACACGGAGTTGGGTTATGTCAGATGGGGGCTTGGTCCATGGCCCGGCAGGGCTACTCTTTCGAACGAATTCTCCAACATTATTACCCCGGTGCGCGCCTCCAAAAGCTTTATTAG
- a CDS encoding Anthranilate synthase, amidotransferase component — MILVIDNYDSFTFNLVQYLGELGATLHVARNDRISLPEILQLSPTHIVISPGPCTPNEAGISLDVIRTFGETIPILGVCLGHQAIGQAFGGRVIRAREVMHGKTSDIHHNNDVLFHQIPSPFIATRYHSLIVERESLPECLQITAWTEDGTIMGLKHKTLPVWGVQFHPESILTAHGKQILRNFLSQKAH, encoded by the coding sequence ATGATCCTTGTCATCGACAATTACGACTCGTTTACCTTCAACTTGGTTCAATATCTTGGAGAACTTGGGGCTACGCTGCACGTCGCACGAAACGATCGCATCTCCCTCCCTGAGATTCTTCAGCTCAGCCCCACACATATCGTAATTTCTCCCGGTCCCTGCACCCCCAACGAGGCTGGAATTTCGTTGGATGTGATTCGCACTTTTGGGGAGACGATACCGATCCTCGGTGTGTGTTTAGGCCATCAGGCCATTGGGCAAGCTTTTGGGGGCCGAGTAATTCGTGCGCGGGAAGTCATGCACGGAAAAACCAGTGATATCCACCACAACAATGATGTGCTCTTTCACCAGATTCCCTCACCGTTTATCGCGACGCGCTACCACTCACTTATTGTGGAACGCGAGTCGTTGCCGGAGTGCCTGCAAATCACTGCTTGGACAGAGGACGGTACGATTATGGGCCTCAAACACAAAACGCTACCCGTTTGGGGCGTTCAGTTCCACCCCGAATCGATCCTCACCGCACACGGTAAGCAGATCCTTCGAAATTTCCTGTCTCAAAAAGCTCACTAA
- a CDS encoding Anthranilate synthase, aminase component: MTVYEPTKSAFLERAQRGNVIPVYREILADMETPVSAFKKVGNLPYSFLLESVEGGETLGRYSFLGTSPRAVFRAKGNEVEIEYAQGRKESFRDDVPIFSLRRLMAKYRYVPDPALPPFCGGAVGYVAYDAVRAFEEIGNHAEDDLNLPDLFFLITDTLLIFDHVKHRVRILANAFIDERTSASEAYDEAVARINALHAALARPLEISEQTLNSVPVRLESNFTKDGFENTVERCKEYIRAGDIFQVVISQRFRVPLSSSPFDVYRALRAINPSPYMFFLNFGQVCLAGSSPEILVKLTGSTVQLRPIAGTRRRGESKEEDIALERELLADPKERAEHIMLVDLGRNDCGRVCEYGSVRVDDLMIIERYSHVMHIVSNVVGKLRQGLDAYDVFAAAFPAGTVTGAPKIRAMQIIEELEPVRRGPYAGAVGYFSFNGNLDACITIRTIVMKGGDAFIQAGAGIVADSIPENEFKETINKASAMIRAIELAERGLE, from the coding sequence ATGACCGTGTACGAACCTACTAAATCTGCATTTTTGGAACGAGCTCAAAGGGGAAATGTGATTCCAGTTTACCGCGAGATTCTTGCGGACATGGAAACCCCTGTGAGTGCGTTTAAGAAGGTAGGAAATCTTCCCTATAGCTTCCTGCTCGAGAGTGTGGAAGGTGGTGAAACACTCGGACGCTATAGTTTCCTGGGAACCAGTCCTCGTGCCGTGTTTCGCGCCAAGGGAAATGAAGTGGAGATCGAGTATGCACAGGGGCGCAAAGAATCCTTCCGGGATGATGTCCCCATTTTTTCTCTTCGTCGGTTAATGGCCAAGTACCGTTACGTTCCGGACCCCGCCTTGCCGCCGTTCTGCGGGGGCGCTGTTGGGTACGTTGCCTACGACGCTGTGCGAGCCTTCGAAGAAATCGGCAACCACGCCGAGGACGATTTGAACCTGCCAGACCTCTTTTTCCTCATCACGGACACTCTTTTGATCTTTGACCACGTAAAACATCGGGTCCGGATCCTTGCAAATGCCTTTATTGATGAGCGCACGTCCGCATCTGAAGCTTATGACGAGGCAGTGGCACGAATTAATGCCCTTCACGCAGCCTTAGCCCGTCCCCTCGAGATCAGCGAACAAACGCTAAACAGTGTGCCCGTTCGATTGGAATCGAATTTCACCAAGGATGGATTCGAGAATACGGTTGAACGCTGCAAGGAGTACATTCGTGCTGGGGACATCTTTCAGGTGGTGATTAGCCAACGTTTTCGGGTTCCCCTATCTTCGTCGCCCTTTGACGTTTACCGGGCCCTGCGAGCGATCAATCCATCCCCCTACATGTTTTTTCTCAACTTTGGCCAAGTCTGCTTAGCCGGCTCAAGCCCAGAAATCCTCGTAAAGCTTACCGGCTCCACGGTCCAATTACGTCCTATTGCAGGGACGCGACGGCGGGGCGAATCCAAAGAGGAAGACATAGCGCTGGAACGAGAACTTCTGGCCGACCCTAAAGAGCGAGCCGAACACATCATGCTGGTGGATCTTGGGAGGAACGATTGCGGGCGGGTGTGTGAGTACGGCAGCGTAAGAGTTGACGACCTGATGATCATCGAACGCTACTCGCACGTCATGCATATCGTCTCGAACGTTGTTGGGAAGCTCCGCCAAGGGCTGGATGCATACGACGTCTTTGCTGCGGCGTTCCCCGCGGGAACGGTGACCGGTGCCCCGAAGATCCGTGCTATGCAAATTATCGAAGAGCTTGAGCCAGTCCGAAGGGGACCTTATGCAGGAGCAGTGGGCTACTTCAGTTTCAACGGAAATCTGGATGCCTGCATCACGATTCGCACCATCGTAATGAAAGGCGGCGATGCGTTCATCCAAGCCGGCGCGGGAATCGTTGCGGATTCCATACCCGAAAATGAATTCAAAGAAACCATCAACAAGGCGAGTGCAATGATTCGTGCCATCGAATTGGCCGAACGGGGGCTGGAATAA
- a CDS encoding Phosphoribosyl-AMP cyclohydrolase: MGESNLFEAVRFNADGLVGVTIQDYQTKEVLMFAWMNREALERTLVEKRAWYWSRSRQKLWLKGESSGHVQKVHEVRLDCDGDAILLLVEQVGGACHTGFRSCFYRKATDSGWIEDGEKVFDPSAVYEK; the protein is encoded by the coding sequence ATGGGCGAATCAAATCTCTTTGAGGCAGTCCGGTTCAATGCGGACGGACTTGTCGGCGTTACTATTCAGGACTATCAAACGAAAGAAGTCCTCATGTTTGCGTGGATGAATCGCGAGGCGCTTGAGCGCACCCTTGTCGAGAAACGCGCATGGTACTGGAGCCGCTCCCGGCAGAAACTGTGGCTCAAAGGAGAGTCCTCAGGACACGTGCAGAAAGTGCATGAGGTACGCCTTGATTGCGATGGTGACGCAATTTTACTGCTGGTGGAGCAAGTAGGAGGGGCGTGCCACACTGGGTTCCGCTCCTGCTTCTACCGGAAAGCTACGGATTCGGGTTGGATCGAAGATGGCGAAAAAGTTTTTGATCCTTCAGCCGTTTATGAAAAATGA
- a CDS encoding UDP-glucose dehydrogenase codes for MKVGVVGLGYVGLPLLVEMARSGFEAIGIDVDPKKVDAINAGKSYIEDVPEEDVRLHVTAGKLRATSDWDVVRDLDAVSICVPTPLRKTKDPDISYIVSASDQIAPRLHKGQIIILESTTYPGTTDELLLPKFERPDFKVGHDFFLAFSPERVDPGNKKFTTRNTPKIIGGVTSECTRRCAEYYSKIFDTVVPVSSSRCAEMVKLLENTFRSVNIGLVNEVAVMCDKLGLDVWEVIAAAATKPFGFMPFYPGPGLGGHCIPIDPHYLAWKLKTLNYTARFIELASEINGSMPHFVVDKVVRALNDDKKPVHGSKILILGVAYKPNVSDVRESPALDIIGLLTDLKATVSYHDPYVPELREGDHSLTSVPLNEANLKAADCVIIVTNHAALDYKLVGQCARLVVDTRNAMKEVPVQGRLVKL; via the coding sequence ATGAAAGTTGGTGTTGTCGGGCTCGGTTATGTTGGTCTGCCTCTTTTGGTCGAGATGGCAAGAAGTGGTTTCGAAGCCATTGGCATTGATGTCGATCCCAAAAAGGTCGATGCGATCAACGCTGGGAAAAGTTACATTGAGGACGTTCCAGAAGAGGATGTGCGCTTACACGTGACCGCTGGGAAGCTTCGTGCTACCTCCGACTGGGACGTCGTGCGCGATTTGGACGCTGTAAGCATTTGCGTACCGACCCCCTTGCGGAAGACGAAGGATCCGGATATTTCCTACATTGTCAGCGCGAGCGACCAGATTGCACCGCGTTTGCATAAGGGGCAAATCATCATTCTTGAAAGCACGACGTATCCGGGAACAACCGATGAACTTCTGTTACCAAAGTTTGAACGGCCGGACTTTAAGGTAGGGCATGATTTCTTCCTCGCGTTTTCGCCGGAACGTGTCGACCCCGGGAATAAGAAGTTCACGACGCGCAACACACCCAAAATCATTGGGGGCGTCACATCTGAATGCACGCGGCGGTGCGCCGAGTACTACTCAAAGATTTTCGATACCGTCGTCCCTGTCAGTTCCAGCCGCTGTGCGGAAATGGTGAAACTCCTCGAGAACACTTTCCGTAGCGTAAACATCGGACTCGTAAATGAAGTTGCCGTGATGTGCGACAAACTTGGATTGGACGTTTGGGAAGTGATTGCAGCGGCGGCAACGAAACCGTTTGGTTTTATGCCTTTCTATCCGGGACCCGGACTAGGCGGGCACTGCATCCCGATTGATCCGCACTACTTGGCTTGGAAGCTTAAGACGTTGAACTACACAGCGCGCTTCATCGAGCTCGCAAGTGAGATTAATGGCTCTATGCCGCACTTTGTGGTCGACAAGGTTGTCAGGGCACTGAACGACGACAAAAAGCCCGTGCACGGGAGCAAAATCCTAATTCTGGGAGTTGCGTATAAACCAAACGTTTCCGATGTGCGTGAGAGCCCCGCACTCGATATCATTGGACTGCTGACGGATCTGAAAGCGACGGTGAGCTACCATGACCCCTATGTCCCAGAACTCCGAGAGGGGGATCACTCGCTGACCTCAGTCCCTCTGAATGAAGCAAATCTGAAGGCCGCCGACTGCGTGATCATTGTCACGAACCATGCGGCACTGGATTATAAGCTCGTTGGGCAATGTGCTCGCCTTGTCGTAGACACCCGGAATGCCATGAAAGAGGTGCCAGTGCAGGGCCGCCTCGTCAAACTCTGA
- a CDS encoding UDP-2,3-diacylglucosamine pyrophosphatase: MTEPLSIPQEEIRRLGIVAGQGDFPILMARAARGAGVEVVVIGIRGMANPGLEAIANEMHWVELGQVQHTIELLRAANVRHVALVGKVPHLSILQYRHFDLRAMKLLARAVNRKADTLLQTITDELAQEGIQVVDSSLFLRGLMPEAGLLTPRRPPSERETQDIEFGYPIAKAIAGQDVGQTIVVKEKMVVAVEAAEGTDECIRRAASLAGAGCVVVKVSKPNQDFRFDIPVIGRQTIATMAECGCSALAVSAKECLIFDKDEVLREAERQNIAIIAR, encoded by the coding sequence GTGACTGAACCGTTGTCTATACCCCAAGAAGAGATTCGACGCCTTGGCATAGTTGCTGGCCAAGGCGATTTTCCCATACTCATGGCTCGCGCCGCCCGCGGTGCAGGTGTCGAGGTGGTTGTAATTGGGATTCGAGGGATGGCTAATCCCGGGCTCGAAGCAATTGCCAATGAGATGCACTGGGTTGAGCTTGGCCAAGTCCAACACACCATCGAGCTATTGCGGGCAGCCAATGTGCGGCACGTCGCACTGGTTGGCAAGGTGCCCCATCTCTCCATCTTGCAGTATCGACATTTCGACTTGCGCGCGATGAAACTTCTTGCCCGTGCAGTCAACCGGAAGGCTGACACATTACTTCAGACTATCACTGATGAGCTTGCGCAGGAGGGGATTCAGGTGGTGGACTCCTCCCTCTTCTTGCGTGGACTCATGCCGGAGGCAGGACTTCTTACGCCTCGTCGCCCTCCCTCTGAACGTGAAACACAGGATATCGAATTCGGGTATCCCATTGCGAAAGCAATCGCCGGACAAGACGTTGGTCAAACAATTGTCGTAAAAGAGAAAATGGTTGTGGCCGTCGAAGCCGCTGAAGGCACCGACGAGTGCATTCGCAGAGCCGCATCCCTCGCTGGTGCAGGATGTGTCGTCGTAAAGGTAAGCAAGCCCAATCAGGACTTCCGATTCGATATCCCGGTCATCGGGCGCCAGACGATCGCAACCATGGCGGAGTGCGGCTGTAGCGCACTGGCTGTGTCGGCAAAAGAGTGTCTAATCTTCGATAAGGACGAGGTTTTACGCGAGGCAGAGCGTCAAAACATTGCGATTATTGCAAGATAG
- a CDS encoding Ethanolamine utilization protein similar to PduA/PduJ — MTTVRDALGLIETRGYVGLIAATDAAAKAAEVRVVARQKADGGLVTIFLHGDVASVKAAVDAGAAAARRVGELISAHVIPRPAEGIDALEGPIFDNQKSEARKNKK, encoded by the coding sequence ATGACCACAGTGCGAGACGCTTTGGGTCTTATTGAAACTCGTGGATATGTGGGTCTTATCGCCGCCACGGACGCCGCCGCAAAGGCCGCCGAGGTCCGCGTGGTTGCCCGCCAAAAGGCAGACGGAGGTCTCGTCACGATATTCCTCCACGGCGACGTAGCGTCGGTCAAGGCCGCTGTCGATGCGGGGGCTGCTGCTGCACGACGTGTTGGTGAGCTGATTTCAGCCCATGTAATTCCACGCCCAGCTGAGGGAATTGATGCGTTGGAAGGTCCTATTTTCGATAACCAAAAATCTGAAGCCCGGAAGAATAAGAAATAA